A region from the Spirochaeta thermophila DSM 6192 genome encodes:
- a CDS encoding YhbY family RNA-binding protein, whose product MMELRGYQRSALIRMAHDLEPAVYVGKAGLAEGVFRALHDALERNELVKVRFVAWKDEREDLARELAERLGALLVAVIGHVAVFYREASDPERRRVIIPYREEG is encoded by the coding sequence ATGATGGAACTCAGAGGCTATCAGAGGAGCGCCCTCATACGGATGGCGCACGATCTGGAACCGGCGGTCTATGTGGGAAAGGCGGGCTTGGCCGAAGGTGTGTTCCGGGCCCTCCACGATGCCCTCGAGAGGAACGAACTCGTGAAGGTGCGGTTCGTGGCCTGGAAGGATGAACGGGAAGACCTCGCCCGCGAGCTCGCGGAGAGACTGGGGGCCCTCCTCGTAGCCGTGATCGGACACGTGGCCGTGTTTTACCGGGAGGCGAGCGATCCCGAGAGGCGGAGGGTGATCATCCCGTACCGCGAGGAGGGGTGA